In Erigeron canadensis isolate Cc75 chromosome 7, C_canadensis_v1, whole genome shotgun sequence, one DNA window encodes the following:
- the LOC122607888 gene encoding uncharacterized protein LOC122607888, translating into MQKWRKKGGDKYNNNLNYRRKPPLDMAANQGAVPYWEKRFVSSVGSLSWDHFLEARKFTHIYPEILSWDDTAGERAFRIAKDRFYAKFYGHPCDVEQQNPDLYIDEIDWNAEVDYNLMLDFDAEPVVPDIDNNHEPVLVFGNVLPDPYKDYSPYGWGDSDDKINNSNDINKDQSGTKNWDDYIENGRINWDSWDVGDANKLWWDWDEIDNKAVGKGCNGYVNDNDYHPTYGDVHNESYMSSHKTGSFHGNNSRYNRSWRNNGNWRKTTGRTYGSQHGYWSSFQARGSQRIHVRP; encoded by the exons ATGCAAAAGTGGCGAAAAAAAGGTGgtgataaatataataacaatctTAATTATAGAAGAAAGCCACCTCTTG ATATGGCTGCAAATCAAGGAGCTGTTCCCTATTGGGAGAAACGATTTGTCTCTTCAGTTGGATCGCTATCATGGGACCACTTCTTGGAAGCTCGGAAATTTACCCATATCTACCCCGAAATACTAAGCTGGGACGACACTGCAGGAGAGAGAGCATTTCGGATTGCAAAGGATAGATTCTATGCAAAGTTTTATGGTCATCCTTGTGATGTTGAACAGCAAAATCCAGATTTGTACATTGATGAAATAGACTGGAATGCTGAAGTGGATTATAATCTTATGCTGGACTTTGATGCTGAACCTGTGGTTCCTGATATCGATAACAATCATGAACCAGTTTTGGTTTTTGGGAATGTGCTGCCTGACCCATATAAAGATTACTCACCGTATGGTTGGGGAGATAGTGATGACAAGATTAACAACTCTAATGACATAAATAAAGACCAAAGTGGTACTAAAAACTGGGATGATTATATCGAAAATGGGAGGATTAACTGGGATTCTTGGGACGTTGGAGATGCTAATAAATTATGGTGGGACTGGGATGAAATCGATAATAAAGCAGTAGGTAAAGGCTGCAACGGATATGTAAATGACAATGATTATCATCCTACTTATGGAGATGTGCATAATGAGAGCTACATGTCAAGTCATAAAACGGGTAGCTTTCATGGGAATAACAGTCGGTACAATCGTTCTTGGAGAAATAACGGAAATTGGAGAAAGACCACCGGTCGAACCTATGGGAGTCAACATGGTTATTGGTCATCTTTTCAAGCACGTGGAAGTCAACGTATTCATGTGCGGCCGTGA
- the LOC122607406 gene encoding cell division cycle 20.2, cofactor of APC complex-like isoform X2, with protein sequence MDAGSFATPSTTKSQSQFLQRRNARKITWERTLDVPDLADDFYLNILDWGSSNVLAIALGSTVYLWDATDCITSELVTVDDESGPVTSVKWAPDGRHIFVGLNNDDVQLWDSMANRLLRTLKGGHQSRVGALDWNNYILTTGGMDGLIVNNDVRISSPIVEIYSGHHREVCGLKWSASGQQLASGGNDNLLHIWDRSMASGNAPTQYLYRLEYHTAAVKALAWCPFQANLLATGGGGGDNCINFWNTHTGAGLLSVDTGSQVSALLWSKNEREQLSSHGLTQKQMTLWKYPSMAKMSEITGHTSRVLFMAQSPDGCTVAVAAGDETLRFWNIFGSPEVAVI encoded by the exons ATGGATGCAGGATCTTTTGCTACTCCTTCCACTACCAAATCGCAATCCCAATTCCTTCAACGTCGCAATGCTCGCAAAATT ACTTGGGAAAGAACCCTGGATGTACCTGATCTTGCCGATGATTTTTACTTGAATATATTGGATTGGGGAAGCAGCAATGTTCTTGCAATAGCTCTTGGATCAACAGTGTACTTATGGGATGCTACCGACTGTATTACGTCAGAGCTTGTGACTGTTGATGATGAGAGCGGCCCAGTTACCAGTGTCAAATGGGCACCTGATGGACGTCACATTTTCGTTGGTCTAAACAACGACGATGTCCAGCTTTGGGACTCAATGGCTAATAGATTG TTGAGAACCTTGAAAGGTGGTCACCAGTCTCGGGTTGGTGCATTGGACTGGAACAACTACATTCTCACTACAGGAGGAATGGACGGACTGATTGTTAACAATGATGTTAGAATCAGTTCACCCATAGTCGAAATCTACTCTGGCCACCACCGAGAAGTTTGTGGCTTGAAGTGGTCAGCCTCTGGTCAGCAATTAGCCAGTGGTGGAAACGATAATCTTCTTCACATTTGGGACAGATCCATGGCTTCTGGAAATGCTCCAACTCAATATCTTTACAGGCTCGAGTATCACACTGCAGCAGTGAAAGCCCTTGCTTGGTGCCCATTCCAAGCTAATCTTTTGGCTaccggaggtggtggtggtgacaattGTATCAACTTTTGGAACACACACACTGGTGCTGGCCTGCTCTCGGTTGACACAGGGTCACAAGTGTCTGCACTTCTTTGGAGCAAGAACGAGCGTGAGCAGCTGAGCTCACATGGGCTTACACAGAAACAGATGACTCTATGGAAGTACCCCTCAATGGCTAAGATGTCTGAGATCACTGGCCATACTTCAAGAGTTCTTTTCATGGCACAG AGCCCGGATGGATGTACAGTTGCAGTTGCTGCAGGAGACGAGACCTTGAGATTCTGGAACATTTTCGGGAGCCCTGAGGTCGCTGTGATATAA
- the LOC122607429 gene encoding DNA-(apurinic or apyrimidinic site) endonuclease, chloroplastic: MNHHNTTTLLYLGLQNLFIPNRIAVIPKRLKFGGLIHHYNSNINNNNNYYKSGMGRFSSTSKSSIQPKEMAEKERADENVIADNTFDKMTVQELKTKLRSMGGSTKGSKHDLICTLKSFFVEQADVSQVVVEDKKSMKATQVDGEKGPKRKAKSSSVEGYQEVINTVSVNKSIKRRAKQITTDVNIALETFKDIEDSTKVDIVEQQVEPWTVLAHKKPQKDWIAYNPKTMRPPPLGSDTKHVKLMSWNVNGLRALLKLESFSALELAQREDFDVLCLQETKLQEKDVEAIKQRLLEGYDNSFWTCSVSKLGYSGTAIISRIPPLSVRYGLGISDHDSEGRLITTEFNSFYLISGYVPNSGDGLKRLSYRITEWDPSLSNYIKELEKSKPVILTGDLNCAYDEIDIYNPAGNKRSAGFTIEERNSFEENFLKKGFVDTFRKRHPNVVGYTYWGFRHGGRKTNKGWRLDYFLVSESIADKVHDSYILPDVLGSDHCPIGLVLKL, encoded by the exons ATGAATCATCATAACACCACCACCTTATTATATTTAGGGCTTCAAAATTTGTTCATTCCAAACAG gATTGCAGTAATTCCAAAAAGGTTAAAATTCGGAGGCTTGATTCATCATTATAAtagtaatattaataataataataattattacaaGAGTGGAATGGGGCGTTTTTCTTCAACTTCAAAATCAAGTATCCAACCAAAG GAAATGGCAGAGAAAGAAAGAGCTGATGAAAATGTAATCGCCGACAATACGTTTGACAAAATGACAGTTCAAGAGCTTAAAACGAAATTGAG GAGCATGGGGGGCTCTACAAAAGGTTCTAAGCATGATCTCATATGTACCTTGAAGAGCTTCTTTGTGGAACAAGCTGATG TTTCTCAAGTCGTAGTTGAAGATAAAAAATCCATGAAAGCAACTCAAGTTGATGGTGAAAAGGGTCCCAAAAGGAAGGCTAAAAGTTCATCAGTTGAGGGGTACCAGGAGGTTATCAACACAGTTTCTGTGAATAAAAGCATCAAGAGACGGGCAAAACAAATCACAACGGATGTAAACATTGCTTTGGAGACTTTTAAAGATATTGAAGATTCTACTAAGGTGGATATTGTCGAACAGCAAGTTGAACCATGGACTGTTCTTGCTCACAAGAAGCCACAAAAAGATTGGATCGCTTACAATCCTAAAACTATGAGGCCGCCTCCTCTTGGTAGTGATACAAAACATGTGAAGTTAATGTCTTGGAATGTCAATGGTTTGAGGGCTTTATTAAAGTTAGAGAGCTTTTCTGCTTTGGAACTTGCACAAAGAGAAGATTTTGATGTGCTTTGCTTGCAAGAAACAAAATTGCAG GAGAAAGATGTAGAAGCAATAAAACAACGTCTTTTGGAAGGATACGACAACAGCTTCTGGACTTGTAGCGTCTCTAAGCTTGGCTATTCTGGTACTGCAATTATCTCCAGG ATACCGCCACTTTCTGTCAGATATGGACTTGGCATATCAGACCATGATAGTGAAGGAAGGCTCATCACAACCGAATTCAATTCATTCTATCTAATTAGTGGATACGTTCCTAATTCCGGTGATGGTCTCAAAAGGCTG TCATACAGGATAACAGAGTGGGATCCCAGTCTTAGCAATTACATTAAG GAGCTGGAAAAGTCAAAACCTGTTATCTTAACAGGTGATCTAAATTGTGCTTATGACGAAATAGACATCTACAATCCTGCG GGAAATAAACGAAGTGCGGGTTTTACTATCGAAGAAAGAAACTCATTTGAGGAAAATTTTCTGAAAAAGGGTTTTGTTGATACCTTCCGGAAACGTCACCCTAATGTTGTTGGCTATACTTACTGGGGTTTCAGACATGGTGGCCGGAAAACTAATAAAG GATGGAGGCTGGACTACTTCCTTGTATCTGAATCTATTGCAGATAAGGTTCATGACTCCTATATTCTTCCAGATGTTCTGGGCAGTGATCACTGTCCTATTGGACTTGTTCTTAAGCTGTAG
- the LOC122607406 gene encoding cell division cycle 20.2, cofactor of APC complex-like isoform X1: protein MDAGSFATPSTTKSQSQFLQRRNARKITWERTLDVPDLADDFYLNILDWGSSNVLAIALGSTVYLWDATDCITSELVTVDDESGPVTSVKWAPDGRHIFVGLNNDDVQLWDSMANRLLRTLKGGHQSRVGALDWNNYILTTGGMDGLIVNNDVRISSPIVEIYSGHHREVCGLKWSASGQQLASGGNDNLLHIWDRSMASGNAPTQYLYRLEYHTAAVKALAWCPFQANLLATGGGGGDNCINFWNTHTGAGLLSVDTGSQVSALLWSKNEREQLSSHGLTQKQMTLWKYPSMAKMSEITGHTSRVLFMAQSPDGCTVAVAAGDETLRFWNIFGSPEEGVFDADKAYLAAIDNFGAMMSKSNAHTPDVLIRWAMQLQQRSRLRTRNFREKDKLWSQGKRLYENALVMDSNDFQVKEALPTCDLN from the exons ATGGATGCAGGATCTTTTGCTACTCCTTCCACTACCAAATCGCAATCCCAATTCCTTCAACGTCGCAATGCTCGCAAAATT ACTTGGGAAAGAACCCTGGATGTACCTGATCTTGCCGATGATTTTTACTTGAATATATTGGATTGGGGAAGCAGCAATGTTCTTGCAATAGCTCTTGGATCAACAGTGTACTTATGGGATGCTACCGACTGTATTACGTCAGAGCTTGTGACTGTTGATGATGAGAGCGGCCCAGTTACCAGTGTCAAATGGGCACCTGATGGACGTCACATTTTCGTTGGTCTAAACAACGACGATGTCCAGCTTTGGGACTCAATGGCTAATAGATTG TTGAGAACCTTGAAAGGTGGTCACCAGTCTCGGGTTGGTGCATTGGACTGGAACAACTACATTCTCACTACAGGAGGAATGGACGGACTGATTGTTAACAATGATGTTAGAATCAGTTCACCCATAGTCGAAATCTACTCTGGCCACCACCGAGAAGTTTGTGGCTTGAAGTGGTCAGCCTCTGGTCAGCAATTAGCCAGTGGTGGAAACGATAATCTTCTTCACATTTGGGACAGATCCATGGCTTCTGGAAATGCTCCAACTCAATATCTTTACAGGCTCGAGTATCACACTGCAGCAGTGAAAGCCCTTGCTTGGTGCCCATTCCAAGCTAATCTTTTGGCTaccggaggtggtggtggtgacaattGTATCAACTTTTGGAACACACACACTGGTGCTGGCCTGCTCTCGGTTGACACAGGGTCACAAGTGTCTGCACTTCTTTGGAGCAAGAACGAGCGTGAGCAGCTGAGCTCACATGGGCTTACACAGAAACAGATGACTCTATGGAAGTACCCCTCAATGGCTAAGATGTCTGAGATCACTGGCCATACTTCAAGAGTTCTTTTCATGGCACAG AGCCCGGATGGATGTACAGTTGCAGTTGCTGCAGGAGACGAGACCTTGAGATTCTGGAACATTTTCGGGAGCCCTGAG GAAGGCGTTTTTGATGCCGACAAGGCTTACTTGGCTGCCATTGACAATTTCGGTGCCATGATGTCCAAAAGCAATGCTCATACACCAGATG TTCTTATCAGATGGGCCATGCAATTACAACAAAGGTCTCGTTTACGGACAAGAAACTTTAGGGAGAAAGATAAGTTGTGGAGCCAGGGAAAAAGGCTTTACGAGAATGCACTTGTCATGGACTCAAACGATTTCCAGGTAAAAGAAGCCCTGCCTACATGCGATCTGAATTAA